The genomic window TATTTCAAGATTTAAATTTAACTGCTCAAGCTCTTTCTCTTTTAATTCAAGTCTTTTTTTGAGTTCAACTTCAGAAGTTACATCATATCTAATTGCTATAAACTCAATAATATTTCCATTTAGATCTAAAATAGGGGTTATTGTTGTATTTAAATAGACAGTTTCTTTATTTTTTGTTAGATTTTTTACAGTTGCTTTATAAGATTTTTTTTCGAGAATTGTTTCCCAAAGGGTTTCAAAGTTAGAAGTTGGTACTTCTGGATGTCTTACGATGTTGTGATTTTGACCAATCAATTCATCATAAGAGTATCCAGAGATTTTACAAAACTCATCATTTACAAAAGTAATAATTCCATTTATATCAGTTTTTGATACGATATTTGAATTTTCAATTGCTTCTTGATAAGTATTGCTCATTTTTAATATTGTTTTCTTAAAAGTTCACAAACTTCTTTTGCATGATAAGAGATGATAATATTTGCACCAGCTCTTTTAAAAGCAATCATAGTTTCCATCATAACTCTTTCATAATCAATTAATCCAGCAATTCCTGCGTGTTTAAGCATTGCATATTCACCACTTACATTATACACACATAAAGGAAGATTAGAAGCATTTCTAATATCTCTTACAATGTCTAAAAATGCAAGAGCCGGTTTTACCATTAAAATATCTGCACCTTCTTTTTCATCTTCAAGTGATTCTTCAATAGCTTCTAGTCTATTTGCTGGATTCATTTGATAAGTTCTTCTATCTCCAAAAGATGGAGTTGATTCTGCAACATCTCTAAATGGTCCATAATAGCCACTTGCAAATTTTGTAGAATAAGCCATGATAGGAAGATTTCTAAATCCATTTTCATCTAAAGCATTTCTAAGCGTTGTAATAATTCCATCCATCATTCCAGATGGTGCAATCATATCAGCTCCTGCTCTTGCGTGAACTAATGCTTGTTGTGCTGAAATTTCTAATGTTTTATCATTATCAACACTTCCAGTTTTTGGGTCTAAAATACCACAATGTCCATGGTCTGTGTATTCACAAAAGCATAAATCAGTTACGATGAACATTTGAGGAAATTTCTCTTTAATTGCTTTTATTGTTCGTGCAATTATGCTTTCATCACATAAACACTCACTTCCAACAGAATCTTTTACATCTGGAATTGCAAATAATATAATTGATTTTAAATTAATACTTACGAGATATTCACACTCTTTTAAAATTTCATCAATACTCATTTGATAAACACCTGGCATTGAAGCAACTTCCGTTTTTATACCTTTACCTTCTCTTACAAATAATGGATAGATGAAATCATCAGCACTTACTGTAGTTTCTTGAACCAAATTTCTTAAAGTCTCATTTATTCTTAGTCTTCTAAATCGTTTAAACATTCTATTTACCTCTTTTGGTTATAATCTTCGGATTTTAACAGTTTAAGGTTTAAATACAAATGAATATAATACAATCAAATATAGCCAATTTACCAACAAAATATGGAAAATTTAAAATAAAAGCTTACAAAGACGGAACTCAAGAACATTTAGCAATAATGAGTCAAAATTTTGAAAATATTGATGCTCCATATGTTAGAATTCACTCAGAGTGCCTAACAGGCGACACACTTGGCAGTTTAAAGTGTGATTGTCAAAATCAATTAGATTTATCATTAAAATTTATTGCTCGTGAGGGTGGTTTAGTAATTTACCATAGACAAGAGGGTAGAAATATCGGTTTAGTAAATAAAGTAAATGCTTACGCACTGCAAGACCAAGGTCGAAATACAATTCAAGCAAATTTAGAATTAGGTTTTAAGGAAGATGAAAGAGATTACTCTATTGTTGGACATATCTTTAAAGATTTAGGAGTGAAAAAGTTAAAATTAATAACTAATAATCCTAAAAAAATAGACTATGTTGAATCTTTAGGAATAGAGATTGTTGAAAGAATTCCAGCAATTACACAATCAAATAAATATAACGAAGGCTATTTGCAAACGAAAAAAGAGCAAATGGGACATATGCTTTAATGATTTTAGAACAATTATTAGAAGAAAACAATCTTCATTTTGATGATAAATTTTATAAAGATTGTGAAGTTTTTATAAAACTATTACAACAATGGGGAATGGTTCATAACCTTAGTGGAAGACTCACAAGAAGTGATATAGAAGAGAATATTTTGGATTCTGTATATCCTTTGAAATTTATTAAGAGTTATACAAGTTTTGCAGATATTGGAACAGGTGCTGGTTATCCTGGTTTAATTTTAGCAATGGCTTTAAAAGATGTAAAATCTTACCTAATTGAGCCTAGAATTAAAAGAGTTTCATTTTTAAATTTTGTAAAAGCAACTTTAAAATTAGATAATTTGACAGTAATTTGTAGTAGAGTAGAGCAGGTTAAAGATTTACAAGTTGAATTAATAACTTCAAGAGCTGTTACAAATACTTCATTACTTTTAGATATTACAAAAAATATCAAAAAAGAGGATAGCTCATACCTTTTTTATAAAGGCTCTGTACTTGAAAATGAAATTGAAATAGCAAACTTAAATACTTACAAAATAGTAAATAGAAAAGATAGAAACTATCTTTATATAGAAGGTAAATAATGGTTTTAAAAATTATAATAGTTGCAATACTGGCTTTTTTAGCTTATATTTTACTATTTAAAAAAAGTAGAGAAAAAGAGATTTCTTCTAAAAAAAACGAAAAAATAACAGATGAAATGGTTGAATGCCCAACATGTAAAACCTATGTTTCTCAAAAAGAAGCAATTATTAGCAATGGAAAATTTTATTGCTCGAAAGAGTGTTTAGAAAATAAAGAAGGATAAGAAAATGATAATTATCGGTGATAATTTAATTCCTTTTGAAGATTTAAAATATATTCAAAATATTGAAAATATTCAGAATACTAAAGCAAATTCAACTGTAATGTTTAATTACAATGAAGAAGTTTTAAAATATTGTTATGAAAATGAAATCTCTTCAGCTGTTATTGTAACTTCAATAAAAGAGGCTATTTATTGTAATAGTTTAAATGTTAAATATATAATTTCAGAAAAAGATCTGGCTACTCAAATACAAAAAATTGCTGATAATTATATGTATGATTCAAAAAATTTAGCAATTATAGATTCAAATGAAGAGTTTGAAAAAATGGCAAATAATGAAATTGATGGTGTTATTTATAGAAAGTTGACTAAAGAAATATGATAAAAAAGATTATATTCATTCTTTCTATTTGTATTTACTCTTTTGCTTGTAGTGGGGATTGTATGGCTTGTCATCCAGTTCTTAAAGAGTCAATAAAAGAAAAACATCATCAAGTATTAACTACGTGTATTGCATGTCATACTAAAACTCCTGCAACTATGGTTGAGTGTGGAGGAGATTGTTTTGCTTGTCACTCTCAAAACAAATTAATAGAATCAAATAGAATTGAACATCAGAATCTTGCATCTTGCAAAGAATGTCATATAAATAAAGAGGATTTATTTAAAAACTCTTCATTAAATGGTGGTTCAACTTTAATGGATTTACTAAAGAATAAGTGATTTTTGGCTAAAATTCTGGCCTTTTAATAGATAAAACTTAGGATAAATGTGAAAGATATATTA from Arcobacter venerupis includes these protein-coding regions:
- the hemB gene encoding porphobilinogen synthase: MFKRFRRLRINETLRNLVQETTVSADDFIYPLFVREGKGIKTEVASMPGVYQMSIDEILKECEYLVSINLKSIILFAIPDVKDSVGSECLCDESIIARTIKAIKEKFPQMFIVTDLCFCEYTDHGHCGILDPKTGSVDNDKTLEISAQQALVHARAGADMIAPSGMMDGIITTLRNALDENGFRNLPIMAYSTKFASGYYGPFRDVAESTPSFGDRRTYQMNPANRLEAIEESLEDEKEGADILMVKPALAFLDIVRDIRNASNLPLCVYNVSGEYAMLKHAGIAGLIDYERVMMETMIAFKRAGANIIISYHAKEVCELLRKQY
- the ribA gene encoding GTP cyclohydrolase II, whose product is MNIIQSNIANLPTKYGKFKIKAYKDGTQEHLAIMSQNFENIDAPYVRIHSECLTGDTLGSLKCDCQNQLDLSLKFIAREGGLVIYHRQEGRNIGLVNKVNAYALQDQGRNTIQANLELGFKEDERDYSIVGHIFKDLGVKKLKLITNNPKKIDYVESLGIEIVERIPAITQSNKYNEGYLQTKKEQMGHML
- the rsmG gene encoding 16S rRNA (guanine(527)-N(7))-methyltransferase RsmG, which encodes MILEQLLEENNLHFDDKFYKDCEVFIKLLQQWGMVHNLSGRLTRSDIEENILDSVYPLKFIKSYTSFADIGTGAGYPGLILAMALKDVKSYLIEPRIKRVSFLNFVKATLKLDNLTVICSRVEQVKDLQVELITSRAVTNTSLLLDITKNIKKEDSSYLFYKGSVLENEIEIANLNTYKIVNRKDRNYLYIEGK
- a CDS encoding PP0621 family protein; this translates as MVLKIIIVAILAFLAYILLFKKSREKEISSKKNEKITDEMVECPTCKTYVSQKEAIISNGKFYCSKECLENKEG